The genome window ACAACCACAGTTAGAACCAATGCTACAAAAACAGCTACAACCAATGCTACAACCACAGTTAGAACCAATGCTACAACCACAGTTACAAGGAATGCCAGAGCTACAACCACAGTTAGAACCAATGCTACAACCACAGTTACAAGGAATGCCAGAGCTACAACCACAGTTAGAACCAATGCTACAACCACAGCTACAACAGCTACAACCAATGCTACAACCACAGTTAGAACCAATGCTACAACCAATTCTACAACCACAGTTACAAGGAATGCCAGAGCTACAACCACAGTTAGAACCAATGCTACAACCAATTCTACAACCACAGTTACAAGGAATGCCAGAGCTACAACCACGGTTAGAACCAATGCTACAACCAATTCTACAACCACAGTTACAAGGGATGCCAGAGCTACAACCACAGTTAGAACCAATGCTACAACCAATTCTACAATCACAGTTACAAGGGATGCCAAAGCTACAACTACAGTTAGAACCAATGCTACAACCAATTCTACAACCACAGTTACAAGGGATGCCAGAGCTACAACCACAGTTAGAACCAATGCTACAACCACAGTTACAAGGAATGCCAGAGCTACAACCACAGTTAGAACCAATGCTACAACCACAGTTACAAGGGATGCCAGAGCTACAA of Ctenopharyngodon idella isolate HZGC_01 chromosome 9, HZGC01, whole genome shotgun sequence contains these proteins:
- the LOC127519270 gene encoding uncharacterized protein LOC127519270 → MLQKQLQPMLQPQLEPMLQPQLEPMLQKQLQPMLQPQLEPMLQPQLQGMPELQPQLEPMLQPQLQGMPELQPQLEPMLQPQLQQLQPMLQPQLEPMLQPILQPQLQGMPELQPQLEPMLQPILQPQLQGMPELQPRLEPMLQPILQPQLQGMPELQPQLEPMLQPILQSQLQGMPKLQLQLEPMLQPILQPQLQGMPELQPQLEPMLQPQLQGMPELQPQLEPMLQPQLQGMPELQPQLEPMLQPQLQGIPELQPQLEPMLQPILQPQLQGMPELQPKLEPILQPQLQGIPELQLQLEPMLQPVLQPQLQPMLQPQIQPVLQPQLQPQLQQLQPMNQTRTSVSEDEGSNHITIQESDMDQDVLAFKVDVEGDLNS